A segment of the Bordetella flabilis genome:
CAAAGCGGCGCAAGGCGACGCTGACTTCGCTGTTCATGGCGCCGTAGGCGCATCCCAACGTGTCCAGGACCAGGCGCTTGGCATAGCGCACGACATCGGCGGGCAACTGCTCGTAGCGCAGGTCCAGCGCGATGCCGGCCAGCGTTTGCAGCACGCCCGCAGGCGCGCGCGTGGCGCGGGAATCAGCGGCGGCCGTCATGGCGTCAAAAGGCAAAGCGGCTGGAGCCGCCATCCACCGGGATCACGGTACCGGTCACATAGCTGGCCAGCGGCGAGGCCAGGAACATCGCCACGGCGGCGATTTCCTCCGGCTCGCCGAAACGGCCCACCGGGATTTCGGCCTGCGCATACTCGCGTTCGCTTTCCGCCGTGGGGTAGCGCTTGGCGATCTGTTCGCTGTGGATGCGTCCGGGCTGCAGGCAGTTCATCGTGATGCCGTAGGGCGCCACTTCGCGGGACAGGCCCTTGGACCAGACGTGGACGGCCGCCTTGGCGGTAAAGGCCGCGTTGAGCATGCGCGGCTCGGAGGTGCCGGTGAACGTGACGATGCGCCCCCACTTGTGTTCGCGCATGCCCGGCACGACGGCATGCGTCAGCTCGCGGATGCGGAAGAAGTTCAGCACCATGCCTTCATGCCATTGTTCGCGGGTGGCTTCGAAGGGCACCGGGCGGCTGGCGCCGGCCGCGTTCATCAGGATGTCGATGCGGCCGAGCAGTTGGCGCGCCTGCGCGGCCACACGTTCCGGCGCGTCCTCGTCGTAGAAGTCGGCCGCCATCGGGATCAGCTTGCCGCCTTTACCGGCCTTGCCGACCTGTTCGGCGATCTCCGCCGCGCTTTTCTCGACCAGTTCGACCCGGCGGGCGACGCCCACCACGGTGGCGCCGGCCAGCGCCAGCATACGTGCGGTAGTGCGGCCGATGCCCTGGCTGGCGCCGGTGACCAGGGCGGTGCGCCCTTCGAAATTCAGTTCCATATTGCCTCTCTGCCTCTGGTGCGGACCGGAAGTCCGCTGGTGATTGCTGGTGCACGCGGCCGGTGTTATCGTTATTTGTCTCATTGAATGAGACATATGTCCGTTGATTGATAATTCTGGGCGCGACGGCGAGGTTTGTCAACGCGGGAAAGCGGGTTTGCCGGCCGGCGCGCGCCCGTACAATTCCGCCCGAGCATGGGCCGGCGGAACCGGCCGCACTGGAGCGCAATGAAAAAGGCAGGCAATCCCGCAACAGATCCGGCCTCCCCGACGGCGTCGGAAGCGTCGGCTGGAGAGGGCAAGGAGACCAGCACGGTCAAGCGCGTCCTGCTGTTGCTGCAGTGCCTGGTCGACCACCCGG
Coding sequences within it:
- a CDS encoding SDR family NAD(P)-dependent oxidoreductase; protein product: MELNFEGRTALVTGASQGIGRTTARMLALAGATVVGVARRVELVEKSAAEIAEQVGKAGKGGKLIPMAADFYDEDAPERVAAQARQLLGRIDILMNAAGASRPVPFEATREQWHEGMVLNFFRIRELTHAVVPGMREHKWGRIVTFTGTSEPRMLNAAFTAKAAVHVWSKGLSREVAPYGITMNCLQPGRIHSEQIAKRYPTAESEREYAQAEIPVGRFGEPEEIAAVAMFLASPLASYVTGTVIPVDGGSSRFAF